A portion of the Phormidium ambiguum IAM M-71 genome contains these proteins:
- a CDS encoding YdcF family protein, which yields MWQQKCKASQLLRLALISFLVVLISFIPLRLAIAYTQSPEPQAILTLGSWLDREIFTAEFATKHPQLEIWVSSGTPPEFARPIFRNFGIPENKVHLDYRAVDTVTNFTTLIDDFKSRKIQHIYMITSVYHINRAKAIATLILGSQGIIFTPISVPSHEPPESPLRIIRDIFRSLFWIFTGRTGASLNTNF from the coding sequence GTGTGGCAACAAAAGTGTAAAGCATCTCAACTTTTGAGATTAGCACTCATTAGCTTTTTAGTGGTGCTAATTAGCTTTATCCCCCTGCGATTAGCGATCGCATACACGCAATCACCCGAACCACAAGCTATACTAACTCTTGGTAGCTGGCTCGATCGAGAAATATTTACCGCTGAATTTGCTACCAAACATCCTCAGTTAGAAATTTGGGTTTCTTCCGGGACACCTCCCGAATTTGCCCGCCCAATTTTTCGCAACTTTGGTATTCCAGAAAACAAAGTACATCTGGATTATCGCGCAGTTGATACTGTCACCAACTTTACAACATTAATAGACGACTTTAAAAGTCGAAAAATTCAACATATTTACATGATTACTTCCGTTTATCACATAAATAGAGCCAAAGCAATTGCTACCCTAATTTTAGGCAGTCAAGGTATTATATTCACTCCTATATCCGTTCCATCCCATGAACCACCCGAATCTCCTCTTCGTATCATACGTGACATTTTTCGTTCCTTATTCTGGATTTTTACTGGTCGAACAGGAGCCAGCCTTAACACTAATTTTTAA
- a CDS encoding glycosyltransferase, whose amino-acid sequence MKVLHVIPSVSPSLGGPTQVVLNLVKALRECSIEAEIVTTNDNGTSLLDVPLYQKIEYEQVPVWFLPRFSPPLKEYIFSPAITKWLWQNIKNYDILDNHYLFSYASTCAGAIARWQKIPYTVRTMGQLSPWALAQSQRKKQIYSLLIERHNLNRATAIHCTSEGEAADVRNFGIKTPTVTLPLGVNQPEPFSNAQQKIREIYQISSSIPIVLFLSRLHYKKRPDLLIRSLKKLAFNQAKFHLILAGTGEPEYLQYLQNLVLDNGLTTQTTFAGFVTGKDKDLLLQGSDLFVLPSFSENFGIAVAEALAHGLPVIITPDIQIAPEISLANAGLIIPGEEEAIANAIAQLLDNPEQRYQLSENGKKLVKQRYSWNAIASQLTEVYRTIIDRQTLPDLIKLS is encoded by the coding sequence GTGAAAGTTTTGCACGTTATTCCCTCAGTTAGTCCGAGTCTGGGAGGGCCTACACAAGTAGTTTTGAATTTAGTAAAAGCTTTGCGAGAATGTAGTATTGAAGCAGAAATAGTTACTACTAACGATAATGGCACTAGTTTATTAGATGTTCCTTTATATCAAAAAATCGAATATGAGCAAGTTCCAGTTTGGTTTTTGCCTAGATTTTCTCCACCTTTAAAAGAATATATTTTTTCTCCAGCTATTACTAAATGGTTGTGGCAAAATATCAAAAATTATGACATTTTAGATAATCACTATCTTTTTTCCTATGCTTCAACTTGTGCAGGTGCGATCGCTCGCTGGCAAAAAATTCCTTACACAGTTCGCACAATGGGACAACTTTCACCTTGGGCACTCGCTCAAAGTCAGCGCAAAAAACAAATCTACAGTTTACTTATTGAACGCCATAATTTAAACCGTGCAACTGCTATTCATTGCACTTCAGAAGGAGAAGCAGCAGATGTGCGAAATTTTGGCATAAAAACCCCTACTGTTACTCTACCTTTAGGAGTAAATCAACCAGAACCTTTCTCAAATGCTCAACAAAAAATCCGCGAAATCTATCAAATTAGTTCCTCAATTCCAATAGTATTATTTCTCTCTAGATTACATTACAAAAAACGCCCAGACTTATTAATTCGTTCTCTAAAAAAATTGGCATTCAACCAAGCTAAATTTCATTTAATATTAGCAGGTACAGGGGAACCAGAATATCTCCAATATCTACAAAATTTAGTATTAGATAATGGATTAACTACCCAAACTACTTTTGCTGGTTTTGTGACAGGAAAAGATAAAGATTTGCTCTTACAAGGATCAGACCTCTTTGTATTGCCATCTTTTTCGGAAAACTTTGGTATTGCAGTCGCTGAAGCATTAGCGCATGGATTACCTGTAATCATTACTCCCGATATTCAAATAGCACCAGAAATTTCTTTAGCAAATGCAGGGTTAATTATACCTGGCGAAGAAGAAGCAATAGCAAATGCGATCGCACAACTACTCGACAATCCAGAACAACGTTACCAATTAAGTGAAAATGGTAAAAAATTAGTTAAACAACGTTACTCTTGGAATGCGATCGCTTCCCAACTGACAGAAGTTTATCGCACAATTATCGATCGACAAACACTTCCCGATCTCATAAAATTATCCTAA
- a CDS encoding FkbM family methyltransferase has protein sequence MKTISLPFPLPWLQQIDFPRKLGICDLLFGSTITRNGICWVKTAAGVPWKLDLRNPVHRWIVYGKYEGSAFINWANNFLPPDGIVVDSGANIGQILLYLAQSLPKGKILAFEPGKEQADWLEECLTINSTLPIELIRCGLGASKTQVYLNSSGPNYIHGYWSTVSETEGELIQVVRLADELAIRAIEQVDLWKLDVEGYEIPALQGAEELLKNQKIKAIYAELMMENGQKVREFLESFGYTCHLFKPNGKLYIPDKLPIYTNGLFLPN, from the coding sequence ATGAAAACTATTTCTTTACCTTTCCCTTTACCCTGGTTACAACAAATTGACTTTCCGCGTAAATTGGGAATTTGTGATTTACTGTTTGGTAGTACGATTACTCGTAACGGAATTTGTTGGGTAAAAACCGCAGCTGGTGTACCTTGGAAACTTGATTTAAGGAATCCTGTTCATCGCTGGATTGTTTATGGAAAATATGAAGGTTCTGCTTTTATTAACTGGGCAAATAACTTTTTACCTCCAGATGGAATAGTTGTAGATTCAGGGGCAAATATTGGTCAAATACTGCTTTATTTAGCTCAGTCTTTACCAAAAGGTAAAATATTAGCATTTGAGCCAGGAAAAGAGCAAGCAGACTGGCTAGAGGAATGTTTAACTATTAATTCTACATTACCTATAGAACTAATCAGATGTGGTCTTGGTGCATCTAAAACTCAAGTATACCTTAATAGTAGCGGCCCAAATTATATACATGGTTATTGGTCAACAGTATCGGAAACTGAGGGCGAATTAATTCAAGTTGTCAGACTGGCTGATGAATTAGCTATTCGCGCAATTGAACAAGTGGATTTGTGGAAGTTAGATGTAGAAGGTTATGAAATACCTGCTTTACAAGGTGCAGAAGAGCTTTTAAAAAATCAAAAAATTAAAGCAATTTATGCTGAATTAATGATGGAAAATGGGCAGAAAGTTCGGGAATTTTTAGAAAGCTTTGGTTATACTTGCCATCTATTTAAACCAAATGGGAAACTTTATATTCCCGATAAACTTCCTATTTATACTAACGGTCTTTTTTTGCCGAATTAA
- a CDS encoding glycosyltransferase family 4 protein — MPNFRISLVHPTGNPFARNAAIAFSEANLLHEIITSIAYNPQKTTLPYLNLLPKSFKNKIISELGRRTWIPPKNTTICTYPVKEVVRIAITKTNINRSLGFSSQSLVDWVYASLDRQVAKHHLHEIQAIYAYEDGAAETFQVAKQHNIFCLYDLPILFYRTSREIQESEALLYPELATSLQAAKEPAWKIERKEQEIQLADRIFVPSSFVQKSLVDAGIKAEKISVIPFGAPIEYFSPKPKQDDIFRALFIGRVGPRKGAHYLLQAWQELKLVSAELLLVGMNEFPENYLEKYTDIIRYIPSVPHSSLNTYYNSGNVLVLPTLVEGLPLVILEAMACGIPVITTPNAGISDIITNGVEGFIVPIRDPEALKEKLEWCYHHPQELAEMGLAARRKAESLTWNLYRQKLINQVQQVFSDDRK, encoded by the coding sequence ATGCCGAATTTCAGGATCTCACTAGTACATCCGACGGGTAATCCTTTTGCTCGTAATGCAGCGATCGCATTTTCCGAAGCAAATCTCCTTCACGAAATCATCACTAGCATTGCTTATAATCCGCAAAAAACAACTTTACCTTACCTAAATCTATTACCAAAATCATTTAAAAATAAAATTATCTCTGAACTAGGACGACGCACTTGGATTCCTCCAAAAAATACTACTATTTGTACATATCCAGTCAAAGAAGTTGTCAGAATTGCTATAACAAAAACTAACATTAATCGTTCCCTTGGTTTTAGTTCTCAAAGTTTAGTTGATTGGGTTTATGCGTCACTCGATCGCCAAGTTGCTAAACATCACTTGCACGAAATTCAAGCGATTTATGCTTATGAAGATGGCGCAGCCGAAACTTTTCAAGTAGCTAAACAACACAACATTTTTTGCCTATACGATTTACCGATTCTTTTTTATCGAACTAGTCGTGAAATTCAAGAATCAGAAGCTCTACTATATCCTGAATTAGCAACATCATTGCAAGCAGCAAAAGAACCAGCTTGGAAAATTGAACGGAAAGAACAAGAAATACAATTAGCCGATCGCATTTTTGTTCCCTCCTCATTTGTCCAAAAATCTTTAGTAGACGCGGGTATTAAAGCAGAAAAAATTAGCGTTATTCCTTTTGGCGCACCGATCGAATATTTTTCACCGAAACCGAAACAAGATGACATTTTTAGAGCCTTATTTATCGGTCGAGTCGGTCCGCGTAAAGGTGCTCATTATTTACTGCAAGCTTGGCAAGAATTAAAACTTGTGTCAGCAGAATTACTACTCGTAGGAATGAATGAATTTCCTGAGAACTATTTAGAAAAATATACAGATATTATTCGCTATATTCCCTCTGTACCTCATTCATCATTAAACACTTATTACAATAGTGGCAATGTCTTAGTTTTACCAACCCTTGTTGAAGGATTACCATTAGTAATTTTAGAAGCAATGGCTTGTGGTATTCCCGTAATCACTACACCCAATGCCGGAATTTCAGATATTATTACCAATGGAGTAGAAGGTTTCATTGTACCTATTCGAGATCCAGAAGCTTTAAAAGAAAAATTAGAATGGTGCTACCACCACCCCCAAGAATTAGCTGAAATGGGATTAGCTGCTCGTCGTAAAGCAGAATCTTTAACCTGGAACCTTTATCGTCAAAAATTAATCAATCAAGTTCAACAAGTTTTCTCAGACGATCGCAAATAA
- a CDS encoding glycosyltransferase family 4 protein, producing MKILIYSPLFYPSIGGTETVVFILAHQFSEQGHEVKLVSQTPATDAKTFPFQVIRNPPIKQLLQLTSWCDVYFQAHVSLKGIWPLLIIRKPLIVTHQTWYCRLDGTLGWQDNLKKFVTKFAHNIVASHALAEQLPASSTIIPNPYREDMFFEIPEIPRNKELVFLGRLVSDKGADLLLEALAKIKALGLTPKLTIIGNGPEESSLREQAKHLEISDQVDFVGAKVNQELTKLLNAHKIMVIPSRWQEPFGIVALEGIACGCVVVGSEQGGLKDAINSCGVTFPNGDIAALTQILFDLLSNEKQLLKYQENAKLHLAKHQALVIAKSYINVFEKAKKR from the coding sequence ATGAAAATTCTTATTTATTCTCCTTTATTTTACCCAAGCATAGGTGGTACAGAAACTGTAGTGTTTATCCTGGCACATCAGTTTAGCGAACAGGGACATGAGGTGAAATTAGTTTCGCAAACTCCAGCTACAGATGCCAAAACCTTTCCTTTCCAAGTTATTCGGAATCCACCTATAAAACAACTGTTACAACTAACTTCTTGGTGTGATGTATATTTTCAAGCTCATGTCAGCTTAAAAGGTATTTGGCCTTTACTAATTATTCGTAAACCTTTAATAGTCACGCATCAAACTTGGTATTGTCGCTTAGATGGTACTTTAGGTTGGCAAGATAATTTAAAAAAGTTTGTCACTAAATTTGCTCACAACATCGTTGCCAGTCATGCTCTAGCTGAACAACTGCCAGCTTCATCTACAATCATTCCCAATCCTTACCGAGAAGATATGTTCTTTGAAATCCCGGAAATTCCCCGCAACAAAGAACTTGTCTTTTTGGGACGCTTAGTATCTGATAAAGGAGCGGATTTGCTCTTAGAAGCTTTAGCTAAAATTAAAGCTTTAGGCTTAACTCCCAAATTAACAATAATAGGTAATGGTCCCGAAGAATCTTCCTTACGCGAGCAGGCAAAACATTTAGAAATTTCCGACCAAGTAGACTTTGTTGGCGCTAAAGTTAACCAAGAATTAACTAAGTTATTAAACGCTCACAAAATTATGGTTATTCCTTCCCGATGGCAAGAACCTTTTGGAATCGTTGCCTTAGAAGGAATTGCTTGTGGTTGCGTTGTGGTTGGTTCGGAGCAAGGAGGGTTAAAGGATGCAATTAACTCTTGTGGTGTAACTTTTCCTAATGGAGACATTGCCGCTCTAACACAAATTTTATTTGATTTGCTGAGCAATGAAAAACAATTGTTAAAATATCAAGAAAACGCCAAATTGCATTTAGCTAAACATCAAGCATTAGTAATAGCTAAAAGTTACATAAATGTTTTTGAAAAGGCAAAAAAACGATGA
- a CDS encoding class I SAM-dependent methyltransferase — translation MNENQLLERTIPGLHEALIQSLPNLSYDTPILDIGCGSGAWLDRLANQGFSCLHGIDQDTAQFQTKKATCSQANLDYDDLGLGEQKFGLITAIEVIEHLENPGRLFYHVNRYLHPEGYCLITTPNIHSVGSRLRFLITGNLKSFDAKGDSTHIYPVLLTALNRVLPRYSLKIVKKWGYPTKGSLVSRPSTQIITNLFELLFPNPDPGDTLCLLIQKNKSEINCVT, via the coding sequence TTGAACGAAAACCAACTTTTAGAAAGAACAATACCAGGATTACATGAAGCACTGATTCAATCATTGCCAAACCTCAGCTATGATACCCCAATTCTTGATATTGGTTGTGGTAGTGGCGCATGGTTAGACCGTTTAGCTAATCAAGGTTTTTCTTGCTTACATGGAATTGACCAAGATACGGCACAATTTCAAACAAAAAAAGCAACTTGTTCTCAAGCTAATTTAGATTATGATGATTTAGGCTTAGGGGAACAAAAATTTGGTTTAATCACAGCCATAGAAGTAATTGAACATTTAGAAAATCCCGGTCGCCTTTTTTATCATGTAAATCGCTATTTACATCCCGAAGGATACTGTTTAATTACTACTCCTAACATTCATTCAGTTGGTTCCCGACTAAGATTTTTAATTACCGGAAATCTGAAATCATTTGATGCTAAAGGCGATTCTACTCATATTTATCCCGTTTTACTAACAGCCTTAAATAGAGTATTACCCCGCTACTCCCTGAAGATTGTCAAAAAATGGGGATATCCCACTAAAGGTTCTCTGGTTTCTCGTCCCTCCACCCAAATAATTACTAATCTTTTTGAGTTACTATTTCCTAATCCCGACCCAGGAGATACTTTATGTCTCTTAATTCAAAAAAATAAATCAGAAATTAATTGTGTAACATAA
- a CDS encoding ArnT family glycosyltransferase — MSTINISALKKISPTIIIPIVAFWTLFFLLGYPLPNIDDLFFTGAAINLSKGGEFTNPYLEAWNSVLISGKFYFQPPFYSYTLAAWLKIAGISTVSLRLFQFICYNIFSLFTTLLLRFYGFPRLTAFCITFIFALWHCNIYGTGFRHDALGMAFLALGLWLLTHDNWWRYFLGFSLLGSAVFTSPITLAYGFSFGLAILVINIINLGGINNIDSRYIKQRTLSFFASLVIVFTLFLICINFELKIFISDFLLSSSWRKAVSMKGLILFYEIMTQGYGFILYIPSYLIFLALIVIIFIKRNLIFTHHKILFVGLTFGMILNIWLYAFAFYFNFFFCWVGIICIIAMMKKAKLKTYAIISILIIYFSSQSLNIISWLDQKYVPEAKYQEIREFVNNQPNRKYAIDSVAARFVFDYKLPNNSIDWTFMEVPGTPKITAKDKPQDVTWIVATPQLKNAFPEMIEGDYPRVKILGRTFKSLPKIPFDVTLVP, encoded by the coding sequence ATGAGTACCATCAATATCTCCGCTCTTAAGAAAATTTCTCCGACAATAATTATTCCTATTGTTGCATTTTGGACATTGTTTTTTTTACTAGGTTATCCTTTACCCAACATAGACGATCTATTCTTTACTGGAGCAGCAATCAACCTATCTAAAGGAGGAGAATTTACTAACCCCTACCTAGAAGCTTGGAACTCTGTATTAATCAGCGGTAAGTTCTACTTTCAACCTCCTTTTTACTCATACACTTTAGCTGCTTGGTTAAAAATTGCAGGTATTAGTACAGTTAGTTTACGCTTATTTCAGTTTATTTGCTATAACATATTCTCTTTATTTACTACGCTGCTACTTAGATTTTACGGTTTTCCCAGACTGACAGCATTTTGCATAACATTTATTTTTGCTCTGTGGCACTGTAACATTTATGGTACTGGTTTTCGTCACGATGCTTTGGGAATGGCATTTCTAGCATTAGGTTTATGGTTACTTACACATGATAACTGGTGGCGATACTTTCTCGGTTTTAGTTTGCTTGGCAGTGCTGTATTCACTTCTCCAATTACATTAGCTTATGGCTTCTCTTTTGGTTTGGCTATCCTAGTAATAAATATTATCAATCTAGGTGGTATCAATAATATAGATAGTAGATATATTAAACAGAGAACTTTAAGCTTTTTTGCCTCATTAGTTATAGTTTTCACTCTCTTTTTAATCTGTATCAATTTTGAATTAAAAATTTTTATATCAGATTTTTTGCTTAGTAGCTCTTGGCGAAAAGCTGTAAGTATGAAAGGACTAATTTTATTTTACGAAATTATGACTCAGGGCTACGGCTTCATTTTATATATACCTAGCTACCTTATATTTTTGGCACTAATCGTAATAATTTTTATTAAACGGAATCTTATTTTTACGCACCATAAAATTTTATTTGTTGGATTAACATTTGGAATGATTTTAAATATATGGCTTTACGCTTTTGCGTTCTATTTTAATTTTTTCTTTTGTTGGGTAGGAATTATCTGTATAATTGCTATGATGAAAAAAGCAAAATTAAAAACATACGCAATTATTAGTATACTTATAATTTATTTTTCTAGTCAGAGCTTAAATATAATTTCTTGGCTCGATCAAAAATATGTACCAGAAGCAAAATACCAGGAAATAAGAGAATTTGTTAACAATCAACCTAATCGAAAATATGCTATAGATTCAGTTGCAGCCAGGTTTGTATTTGATTATAAGTTGCCAAACAATTCTATAGATTGGACGTTTATGGAAGTACCAGGCACTCCTAAAATAACTGCAAAAGATAAGCCACAGGATGTCACTTGGATAGTTGCAACACCTCAGTTAAAAAATGCTTTTCCAGAAATGATCGAGGGTGACTACCCCAGAGTGAAAATTCTAGGGCGGACATTTAAATCATTACCAAAAATTCCTTTTGATGTGACCTTGGTTCCCTAA
- a CDS encoding NAD-dependent epimerase/dehydratase family protein, giving the protein MSRRVLITGGAGFVGSSLGLALTERYSDWKIIALDNLKRRGSELNLPRLKQAGIEFIHGDVRNKEDLDPIALQPDLILECSAEPSVLAGYNSPGYVLQTNLVGTVNCLELARQTQADFIFLSTSRVYPIAHLSALKFTEIETRFQLLEQQSLPGISSQGIAEEFPLDGARSLYGATKLASELLIAEYADSYQIRTLINRCGVLTGPWQMGKVDQGVFALWMAFHYFKKSLKYIGYGGTGKQVRDFLHIADLLELIDIQINQLEELKGQTFNVGGGLSNTLSLYETTQLCQKITRNQIVITPVEETRSGDIPIFITDSRKIMQATGWKPKINSETTLQEIYQWIDRYRDLVSNIFL; this is encoded by the coding sequence GTGAGCAGAAGAGTTTTAATTACGGGAGGAGCAGGTTTTGTGGGAAGTAGCTTGGGACTAGCTTTAACAGAACGTTACTCGGATTGGAAAATTATTGCTTTAGATAACTTAAAACGCAGAGGTTCAGAATTAAATTTGCCGAGATTGAAGCAAGCAGGTATTGAATTTATTCATGGAGATGTCAGGAATAAAGAAGACCTCGATCCGATCGCACTGCAACCAGACTTAATTTTAGAATGTTCCGCCGAGCCATCAGTACTCGCTGGATACAATTCCCCTGGTTACGTGCTGCAAACTAATCTAGTGGGAACTGTAAATTGTCTGGAATTAGCTAGACAAACTCAAGCAGATTTTATTTTCTTATCTACAAGTCGAGTTTACCCGATCGCTCATTTAAGCGCCTTAAAATTTACCGAAATTGAAACTCGTTTCCAACTTTTAGAGCAACAATCTTTACCTGGAATATCCAGCCAGGGAATAGCAGAAGAATTTCCTCTGGACGGAGCCAGATCCCTTTATGGTGCCACCAAATTAGCCTCAGAATTACTTATAGCTGAATATGCCGATAGCTATCAAATTAGAACTTTAATTAATCGTTGTGGGGTACTCACAGGCCCCTGGCAAATGGGAAAAGTGGATCAAGGTGTATTTGCTTTATGGATGGCATTTCACTACTTTAAAAAGTCCCTCAAATATATTGGTTATGGCGGCACAGGTAAGCAGGTAAGAGACTTTTTGCATATCGCAGATTTACTAGAATTAATTGATATTCAAATTAATCAATTAGAGGAACTAAAAGGCCAAACTTTTAATGTGGGGGGGGGGTTATCCAATACACTTTCTTTGTATGAAACAACCCAGCTTTGTCAAAAGATTACCCGAAATCAGATTGTAATTACTCCAGTAGAAGAAACGCGCTCTGGTGATATTCCCATCTTTATTACAGATTCTCGTAAAATTATGCAGGCTACAGGATGGAAACCTAAAATCAATTCTGAAACTACATTGCAGGAAATTTATCAATGGATCGATCGATACAGAGACTTAGTTAGTAATATCTTTTTGTAA
- a CDS encoding glycosyltransferase yields the protein MFDYLWRLRIFKFILGGGLAAALNLLLIYWMIEWLAFNTPVLRNIANVVSIEISLLFSFFIYRIWVWPGGAWTIREVFLRQIPLYHLSAGASVITRVFLIFPLLDWLGVNYVINTIFGVLVSAAINYLISDKLVFQTHVKPTSTPTTDLYYPEGLEPALADNSDLPKFTGREMGRSQLPNTGRINFLSVVIPAYNEEGSIAETVECISKLLGEHNIVYEILVVNDNSRDRTEEILQQLNVENSRVRYINNYYPNGFGFAVRCGLENFQGDAVAVMMADNSDDPQNLVDYYYKLQQGYDCVFGSRFIKGGKVIDYPLHKLTINRLANLFVQVLFGLKFNDTTNAFKAYRREVIDGVSPLLSHHFNLTVEIPLKAIVRGYSYTTIPIVWRNRKTGISKLKIKEMGSRYLFIVLYVFLEKWLSRGDYIRQNSHGKPKMKTN from the coding sequence ATGTTTGATTATCTCTGGCGCTTACGGATATTCAAATTTATTTTGGGAGGTGGTTTAGCAGCAGCACTGAATTTATTATTGATATATTGGATGATTGAGTGGTTGGCTTTTAATACACCTGTTTTAAGGAATATTGCTAACGTAGTTTCGATTGAAATTTCTTTATTATTTAGTTTCTTTATTTACCGAATTTGGGTTTGGCCTGGTGGTGCTTGGACAATTAGAGAAGTTTTCTTGCGGCAAATTCCCCTCTACCATTTATCTGCGGGAGCTTCTGTAATTACTAGGGTGTTTTTGATATTTCCGCTGTTAGATTGGTTGGGTGTAAATTATGTAATTAATACTATATTTGGTGTCCTGGTAAGTGCGGCAATTAACTACTTAATTAGTGACAAGCTAGTATTTCAGACTCATGTTAAACCTACTAGTACTCCAACGACAGATCTTTATTACCCAGAAGGATTAGAACCTGCATTAGCAGATAATTCAGATTTGCCAAAATTTACAGGTCGGGAAATGGGCCGATCGCAATTGCCTAATACTGGGAGAATTAACTTTCTATCAGTAGTAATTCCTGCCTATAACGAAGAAGGATCGATTGCCGAGACTGTTGAGTGTATCAGTAAATTGTTGGGCGAACATAATATTGTTTATGAAATACTGGTAGTTAATGATAATAGCCGCGATCGCACCGAAGAAATTTTACAACAATTAAACGTAGAAAACAGTCGAGTGCGCTATATCAACAATTATTATCCCAATGGTTTTGGCTTTGCAGTCCGCTGTGGTTTAGAGAATTTCCAAGGAGATGCTGTCGCTGTCATGATGGCAGATAATTCTGATGACCCACAAAATTTAGTTGACTACTATTACAAGCTGCAACAAGGGTATGATTGTGTTTTTGGTTCCCGGTTTATTAAAGGCGGTAAAGTCATTGATTACCCATTACATAAATTAACGATTAATCGGTTAGCTAATTTATTTGTGCAGGTCTTATTTGGTTTAAAGTTTAATGATACAACCAATGCCTTTAAAGCCTACAGAAGAGAAGTAATTGATGGAGTATCTCCGCTTTTATCTCATCATTTTAATTTAACTGTAGAAATTCCTCTCAAAGCGATCGTTAGGGGTTATTCTTATACAACAATACCTATTGTTTGGCGCAATCGTAAAACTGGGATTTCCAAATTAAAAATCAAAGAAATGGGTAGTCGTTACTTGTTTATTGTCTTATATGTCTTTCTAGAAAAATGGCTGTCTAGAGGCGACTATATTCGCCAAAATTCTCATGGCAAACCCAAAATGAAAACTAATTAA
- a CDS encoding NAD-dependent epimerase/dehydratase family protein — protein sequence MTTILVTGSAGLIGSEAVSFLCEKGYTVVGIDNNMRETFFGKGGSTEWNRDRLLATYGDQYKHHSIDIRDREAITKVFTLYQKDINLIIHTAAQPSHDWAANDPHTDFTINANGTLVLLENTRKFCPEAVFIFCSTNKVYGDTPNYLPLIEQDLRWEIEQTHSYYQGIDESMSIDQSKHSLFGVSKVAADLLVQEYGRYFGIKTGIFRGGCLTGPSHSGTELHGFLSYLMKCTMTGTMYKVYGYKGKQVRDNIHSYDLVNAFYHFYKAPRIAEVYNIGGSRLSNCSMLEAIQYCETITEKKLNWVYEETNRIGDHIWWISDIQKFQNHYPEWNLNYSIKDILKEIYTQNVNRWL from the coding sequence ATGACAACCATTCTTGTAACAGGTTCGGCTGGGCTAATCGGCTCCGAAGCCGTTAGTTTTTTATGCGAAAAGGGTTATACTGTAGTCGGTATCGACAACAATATGCGGGAAACTTTTTTCGGAAAAGGCGGTTCTACAGAATGGAATCGCGATCGCTTATTAGCAACTTACGGAGATCAGTACAAACATCATTCTATTGACATTCGCGATCGAGAAGCAATTACCAAAGTATTCACATTATATCAGAAAGATATTAATTTGATTATTCATACAGCTGCTCAACCTTCCCATGATTGGGCAGCTAACGATCCCCATACTGATTTTACAATAAATGCTAACGGCACTTTAGTTTTGTTAGAAAATACCCGCAAGTTTTGCCCAGAAGCAGTATTTATTTTTTGCTCAACTAACAAAGTTTATGGAGATACACCAAATTATTTACCCTTGATCGAACAAGATTTGCGCTGGGAAATTGAACAGACACACTCTTATTACCAGGGTATTGATGAGAGCATGAGTATCGATCAATCAAAACACTCTTTATTTGGAGTTTCTAAAGTAGCCGCAGATTTATTAGTTCAAGAATATGGTCGTTACTTTGGCATAAAAACTGGAATTTTTCGTGGTGGTTGTCTCACGGGACCTAGCCATTCTGGAACAGAATTGCACGGATTTTTGTCTTACTTAATGAAATGCACTATGACAGGTACAATGTACAAAGTTTATGGCTACAAAGGTAAGCAAGTCCGAGATAATATTCATAGCTACGATTTAGTTAATGCTTTCTATCATTTCTATAAAGCTCCTCGTATAGCTGAAGTTTATAACATTGGAGGCAGCCGTTTGAGTAATTGCTCAATGCTAGAAGCAATTCAATATTGTGAGACAATCACTGAAAAAAAACTAAACTGGGTTTATGAAGAAACAAATCGAATCGGGGATCATATCTGGTGGATTAGTGATATTCAAAAATTCCAAAATCACTATCCTGAATGGAATTTAAATTACAGTATAAAAGATATATTAAAAGAAATTTATACGCAAAATGTTAATCGATGGTTATAA